GGCCATAATTGCACTTTCTGCCTGCATTGAACATGCAAAAAAGTAAATCATGACTATGAACGGCTTATACCAATTTAAGAAAGATATAGCACCATAGACAGGAAACCTTTAATCATGTCATTACCCAAACACTTTGAGGACAGTAACTTAGAAACAAATATATTTCTTCACTTAAGTTCCAGTAACATCCTGATTTAACTATTATTGGTGTGCATTGTAACTTGTGGAATTGTTGAAAGTTCCGAACCTACTAGGACAGAACACTAATAATAAGGTTCTTTAAAGTAACACCAATAGCAACCGTTCAGCTTCAGTATGCTTAAATATGTTCATAAGAATCTTCTTTTCTCTGAGGTTGCCTTTTCAATTGGTAGTACTTATGAAAAATGTTCAgtatcacacattacaaacaaAATGAATTCACATAGCTCTCACTTCTAGACTGTGTCTTTTGAGTGGCAGTATAAATTTAATTAACATCTGAAAATATAACAGTGGAAAATCACTTACCTGAGCAAACTCAACAAAAGCAATGCACGTGGAGTGTACATAGTCACCAAGGAGCCTCAGGCGTGAAACCTAAATAAAATGCTAATATGTCAATCATTTCATAAGCAATATAAACAGGCTACAAAAGGCATTCAGTACCAAGAGTCTTATGTCATACCTTCCCACATGTACCCTGAAAGAAAATCTTTACATCCTCCTCGGTAACCTATACAAACAAGTGCATACAACATTAACAACTAAGCTGTAAACCTTAATCTTTCAAACTGTTGTTTCCTTTACCAACGCATGTACTGTGACATTTCAGCATTCACCAATCACCACAAAGATAGAAACCACAAGTTCAGCATTCACCATTCACACTGGAAGAGTAGCACTAGATTTAGACAGTGCAGTAGCAAACATGAGAAGAGACTTCAAAAAGACAATAACAATGTTTTTCTTTGTGTCCaaccaagaaagaaaaagggcatCATACATATCTTGGGGAAGTGATTGTGTTCTTGGCACTGATCAAATCTCCTTTAAAATGTTCATTAATTCAGATAAACTAGAACGCCTCCCAAAAATAAAATCCCAGACTACATTGTAACGGTACAGTGAgaagtatttttttttgcttccaGAAATTGAAGTGCAAATAATTTAAAGCAGATAAGATCTTGATTTGGAACCACCCACTACAATCTAAAACTACTGCTAGAAGATGCGCAATTGAGTTTTAGGATATCACAGAAGCACTGTTAAAGCATCTTATTTGTAATTAAGAACACAAGTTTGGAACCACATGCAGTCATGCACAGTCGGGACTATAGGCTTCCATACCTTCTTATCTATGTTAGTACAATATACAGTCCTTGAGACCATTTCTTTCTCGTCTTCAGTCTGTATACAATGTGCCATACAACTAATATTAGCAGAAATTTTAGGCATGACAAAGAAAAACTGGGGAATATGTTGTGATCTAAAGAAAGCATGTATCATCATTATCGCCTACTTACTCGAGGAAGAAATTTAGGGTTCACAGGTAGAATTGCTGTTTTAGAAGGTAAAACTCTAACAGGGTAATAACCAAGCATGGTTCCCCCAAGTGTTAGTGCTGCTCTTGCACCAGCTGCAGACAAAAGAAAGCTTCAACATCGTTGTTTTAACATACCAATACTGCaaatgaaaagataatgtgTCGAGAACTCTACCATCATCAGCAAACTCGATGAACGCAAAACGCAGGACAGAATGTGGGTCACCACAGATACGGCAATCTACCACCTACAGGTATAAAAAAGAGATAGTTTTAAAAATCATCACGACGAGGTAAAGCAGCTGAATTATCTATTTTGTTTCTCAAGGGATTGCAAGGTGACAAAGGTAGCCCAGACCAGATGTTGTCATTAGCTATCACATgatggagggggggggggggggttgtttCTCAAGGGATTGCAAGGTGACAAAGGTAGCCCAGACCAGATGTTGTCATTAGCTATCACATGatggagagggggggggggatctaCAGCCATGTTTTCCACAAAATAATCATAGAACTTACTTGCCCACAATTAGAAAACACTTCAGCAAGCTTCTGCTCAGTCACCTACAGAGAAAcaagaagaaatgaaacaacatCGACAAACAAACAGCAATTCCAAAGGCCATTATCTTTAGTGTGCTCACATGCTGATCAATGTCAGAGACGTAGACGGTTCGCCGCACACTATCCTCCCTATCAGCCCGTCGGGGTCGGCCCCCcatcctccgcctcccctgGTTGAAGCTACTCCTTCTCTGATATCAGAAAGGCAATGTCAGTTTGCTATCGTACCACCAGAACCAATAAATAGACACACAATTGCTGCTAGCACAACATTATATTCTGAAATTCTAAAAGCCTGATGGAGGTCCACAAAAATGAATTGTTGACATCAAGCACAGTAGCCTATCACCATCACATCGATTCTCGTATCAAATTCTTGGCAATTGCAGTACCACTAACACGGATCATTCAACAATGTTCGGTTAGAACTGATCAATAATTTCTTAACAAACTAACAAGATCAAATTGTCATCTCCTCGCAAAAAACAAAAGGAGAGATCAATTGTCATCTCTAGGGTAAAATGTTGTTCATATCACAATCTAAGATGATTCTGCAGATGCAAATGATTCAGAGGAGAACAATAACAGAAGAAAATTATAAACCCCTCTCACTGGTCAAGACTTCATTTCCCAAAGATAAAACAAGGAAAAAGGCACAAAACAAAATCTCGCGACTATGAAAGTGATCGCGGTCGCCTAAAACCCATCAGTTGAGACGATCGCAATACACAAATCAGCAAATCATCCGGCGATCACAGCAGTGAAAAGTCAAACAAAGACCAAACCTGTCAAATCAAGACGCGTACAACCGTAAAGAAGACAAAATTCACAGCTCACCGAGACACCGACCCGGCGATTCAGAGGGTGGCCGCTGCCGTTGCTGGATCCGTCGCTGCTGGAGTCCCGgctcccgccgccggcagcgccgccgccggccacctgcaGGTGCCCTCCGGCAGCGCCGTAGTACTCGGCGGCGGAGACGAACACCGGCGCGTCGGCGGAGAGCACGCCTCCCCCCGCCggcttcgccgccggcgccgcggcgcggcgcgacgaCGGCACGAACTCCTGCGCGCAGGGGTTGAGCTTGGACATGAGCTCCTCCAGCTTCCTCATGTCGCTCTTGtactccttctcctcctcctcctcggcctcccccgCGGCCGGGGCATCGCCCTTCACCTCCACCTcggcctccggctccggcgccaCCTTGGCCTCCGCCCGGATCgagccctccaccgccgccgccgccgccgccgccgccgcagcctccacGGCCACCATTATTGCCTCGCGCACTGACCTCGAACGAGGAGAGATCAAATTGCTATTCTACTACCACACTCTGGGCGATCaaaattcctttttttttccctttccttCTCTTCCCCTCCTTGTTCTTGGGTTGGTGTGCGTTAGCCTTCTTGTTGGTGATGCAAGGGAGAGAGTGAAgaggaggggaggaaggaggcggaGGTCCAAATGGAACTAGGCATCGCTTTCGCCAGTGTTGCTTATAAATACAATGCAAAATAccattttttcctcttttcttttataatttttctaaacatttctcttttttttttcgcgTATGAAGTTTTCAAAACCAGCACGAGAAAAACGGATAGAGGCGCACTGAGATCTTTTGTCTTTTTTTCCTATCCGGATAATCACAATTATTATATATCcatatatatactatatatatatgcgataaaataaaaagaaatgagAGAAGAAAACCAGGAGGACTCAGTGAGCGGGTAGTTGGGGAGAGGGAGATTCGGGAGGCGCGAGCCGGGTTAGAGGCGTGGGAGAGGGGCACGTCACCTGCCGGGTGGGCCCACCGGCGGGTAGGGGCGAGCATGCGCCGCGCAGCGCAGTCCACGTCTCCGCCCGGATCCCCTGCGGCCAAATTTAGGAGGCCGCTCCGTGaccgcggcgggggaggggatcTCTCCTGGTTTCTCTGATCGCGGCTGCGCTGCCGCGGCGGCAAATTGCCAACGTCTTTGACTCGCCGGTTGGCCGCCGCGGCATGCCTTGCGTTGCGTCTTTCCTGGGAACGGCAGCTGGTGCTGGAATTCCGGGGGTTCGAGAGGAACTGGTGTTCTTTCAGAACAAGGAACCGTTGTTGCAAATTTTGACTGAATTCTTATTAGTTTATTACTAGATAATTATGCACGTGCGCTGCTACTGATAAGTATAAGTATCGAATACGTATTAATGCTCCTGTGTTAATTTGTAAGGATCTATGTAATCGAGTCGTGGGTGGAGGGGATTGGTCCGGCTCGCATATGGGATGGATTAAGGCTCATCTGTTAATAATATAGGTGAACCAAACCAACGTACCAAACTAAAAATTTGGGTGGAAACTTTACTCATTTTAgtaatagatatagatatagatatagatatagattgaTTTGGCGGCCAGACTGACCGCCGTCGTATTTGCTAGATGGGCAAGGCTGCGTTCTATTTGGTCTTTTGTTCCGCGATTGATGTCCATTGGTGGATGTGGAAATAGTGGTTTTTCAGATGTCGTTTATTACTccatctgttccaaattataagacatcccaagaatcttggagagtcaaaacaatctcaatttgaccaagattatagagagaaatataaagatttatgatatcaaattgatgtactatgaaaatataattaataaagaatttaatggtacttagtttatataataaatattattattctattatataaattttgcAGTGTGTCGGAAGTCTTAAAAGTGGAGATTACGATTAGGGTTCTTTTCCATATCCATGGAACTTTGGTTGCAATATCAATATAAGAAAACAGTTGTGCATGTCAGCATGCGGTGCTAAAGGGTAAATGAGTGGTGCACAGCCTGTAGCAAATATCTAGGATCATAACTGTATGTGTATACAGTGAAAATTATTCATTCTCTGTACCTTCTATGCTATTTCCCTTTTTTACCATTACTTAATCTCTTGTCTATCAAGAatgattaaaaaaagaaaataataacCATGTTCTGAATCAGTGTCATAAATAATAAGGATGTCAATTAACCTAGCTAGGAGCATGCATGTTGACTGCGCATCATGCATGAATTACAAATTGATAGTGGCAACAAGAAAATAAAGTCATGGCATTGGAATGCACTAACAATAGGCAGCATAACTGCATAAGTAGAGTGCATGGTGGGGCTAACAAACTCCCCCCCCCCTTCAATTGAGAGGATGAGATTGTCCGGTTGCACCATATGCGCTAGTCACATGAAAAGTGAGAGCAACTAGGTGACATTCGTTGGAAAGAAAAGGTACATTAGTCACTTTAACCAAAAGTTTGTCTATTGACATGGAAATTTCTTCTCATGGACTTCTATAAGAAAGATGCAGTTGCAACTCTACACTTGGCGAGTACCATTTTGCATGAACAAATTAAaaggaagttgttcaatttatTTGGAACCTTCAGTTGTACGTAGGGCTTGTTTAAACAGAACTGGTAAAATTAGCGTTTTGGTCCCTCAACGTTGACCCAAGTGTCTGGTTCATCTCTTAACTTCGGCCAATCTAACCCATGAACTTTTAACTTTGGATCAAACTCATGCTCGTCTTGGTGTGGCTCTCCATATTAGCATGAGAATAATTGCTTATGTGAAATATCATATTTACCAGTGAATCCTACCTGCCCTCCTTAATTTCAGTCAATGTGCCATTGCATAATTTATTTGGACTTGTAATTTTCCGGTCAATGGAATAACTTGTGCCACTGGATTTTAGAACTTGAGTCCTAATACTTAAATTTACACTATCTGATTTTAAATTGTAATACTTTGGGAAGGGTAGTCTCGGTTAGCGTTTcaaagaaaattttgaaattgcAACGAGAGTAGTAGATCGGATTCTTGTACCCTATATGCTAGGCGACAACAACAAAGATGTCAAGTATACATTGCTAGAAATTGAGAAAATTGAGAGGAAGAAGTAGCCAAGGGTAAAAGTTAGTCTAATGCTAATATGAATAGCAAAGTCAGCCCAAGGACAAGTGTGATAAAAAAAGAGTTGATGGACTAATCTAAAAATTTAGAGATGAACTTAACCTTTGGAGCAATGTTGATGGATCAAAATTGCATATTTTACCAATTTAATTATAGCACATTAACAATAATGTGGGATTTAATAATACTTAGAGCTTTTgcatgaaaaaataattaactgCAAAAAACTGAACATATCTCTTCTAAAAAAAGTATGCATCGCTTCAGGTTTCGAGCCTCCATGAGATGTTACAAAGTCTATAGTTGCAAGTAATCCGTGGTTGCCAATTGGAACACGTGacgaaaaaaaaaagcaacagCTCCTGTCATTTTTTCTGGAATAGTAAAAGGACAGGCCTTTCTTCATCAGAGGACTGGAGGACACGAAAACGTGAACAGGGCTGGAAGATACTGGAAGCCCGAGCCCGACGTAGCCATCAGCAGTTTAATGATATTATTGCCTGACACTGTTATGCGTAAAAATTAGAAAATTTGCTGGAATAGCGACAGCTTAATTTTCATTAAGCATGGTGTTTTAGATCTTTATTCGGGCATGCAGCTGATGACACTACTGtacataaaaatagaaaatttgCAGGGGACTCCCTGCTAGCTTAGCTGTTGGTGTGAAAGAAAGAACTCAGAAACAACCAAATCAATTGGCTCTTGCTGAGCTTATTGTAGGGGAGAATTAAATATATTGACGATATCCCCGTGTTACttggatgcaaataattatGGACACGAATAGTTTTGTGTCACTTGGTTACTTCACATCGATCACATTTTCAGAGATTATtcatttttctcaaaaaaaatatgtcacaTTACGACGATCTACCTGATTGTCAAAATAATTTTTTGAGTAGTGTCCGAGAAAtcgaaaaggaaagaaaactttTGATCAAGTTATATAATAACCTACAAACAACAATAACTTCTTGTAccggaaaaaaaattatacagtgCAGAAGAAATGTCAATATCACGAAACGGCGTCATTTATTGAGAAGCAAAGTCACGAGTTACACGCGGACAGCAGCCGCGCCGTTGCCGGTTATTACCACGACGCAACGAATCACACACGTGGCAAGCTAGAGAGAACTCGACAAGTGCTGTTCAACTCTGGCCGCTTGTATACTAGGGCAACCTTTTTTGCCATTAGTTCACGTTAACCCTTGTGTGACCGGTTGATGATCCGGTGATGTTGGGAGGGGCATCAATAAATCTCATCGTTATCACCATCTCGTTATCCCCAGTTGACCCAACCACGCTAAGATAGCTGACCCAGCAGGCGGCAGTGGATCGGAGAATCTTCGGCGCTTAGCATGCATAAAATAAAACTATGAGAAAGTCAGGATAAATAGCTTTTGGACCTGAGAATAGATTATATTCTTCCAAACACCCAGCAGCTTTATTCAACTCGCTCAATGGTTCCAAGGAAAACGGTCCCTAGCTAGGCATTGCAATGTGCCTCAAAAAAATGTTAATTATTTAGATTTTTTTGCGTGACTTGCCAAATTagttagaagaaaaaaatcgtTGGATGATGAGTTTAATTAGACCGGAAAATTGAAGGAGCTAAACAAACCATATGCATAAATTTctcttaattattttttaaatggAAAAGTCCAGTTTACACCCTCCAACTGTCACAAAAGTCTGATGtccaaccttcaactacgaaaccagaTAACAAAGACCATCCAACTATTGAAACTGAGCAAATttagccccttaggtggttttgaagatgtttttccattttttaagaattaaaaatattcaaatttaaactaagaactcataagtaatttattttaaataaaaaatatgaaatatgtatcaaaaattttctaaaaaatgtaacatatctattgACACAATACTTGTCAGTTATTTAGAtccatttttttatgtttataatatttggttgcttgtagttatggctattatttttgaataactaagattcaaatagagcaataatataTAGGatacattttaaaaaaaaattgttactattttcatatttttataatttaaaatgaattagttttgatttttagatctaattataatttttctattttttttaaaaaaaatacaaaaccacctttgaaaagggccaaatttgcccggttttgacagttgaatGGCCTATAttatccggtttcgtagttgaaggttcAAAATCGGACTTTTGTTATAATTGGAGGGTGTAAATCggacttttcttttttttaaatatacgaTAGATGTTTCATGTAAGAtgattagtttggtttgaaaacAAATAAAGGATAATTTCACAGTATCGAGAGCTATCCTTGTCGATCTTATTGGCCGCTCTGGCTCTTGATGATCTGTGCAAAATTCCACGAGTAAAAAACGACCCAGAATATATGTACTCACGAGTAAAAAATTGAGAGTTGGGACGATGGCGTGACACGCATGAAAAATGCCACGCCGACACGTCCTAATAATAAGATTTTTTTACACTTCATTTTTGTGCGCGCAAGTTTTTTCGTTCCATCGTTTTTTATTGAGAAAATTAAGAAGGAAAGAGAATAATGCCACGTGTAAATGCACTAATAAGTTCTTGTTGTTCGTCTGtgataataaaggagatttatgAACGGTGGCCCAATAAGGCCGGACATAAGTTGGTATCACAATTGCAATAGGCATTTTTCGTGCAAGCTGAGTTGTCGAATGTTTGCATGGAttactgtaacgaacatggcaccatttatgccatttcgagtgattttggtgatcgtacgacaacacaatcaatgggactaacaagtttgttaaGTGAATCCTTTTAGGTCccaaaaatatattaaaaaggGTTAGcaaagtaaaacctgaaaaaagaactcaaagaaatgctgaattggacgagttatgCAAAAATCAATAGCACCAGTTCTTCCTATGACCCTGCACTGGACCTTCCGAtaaacatcggtttaaccgacactcAAAACTTATTCAAATGAGATAGACTTTAGCAGAATCTTGTAgagaatttcacaagctttccaaagagtacaagatcatcgaaatcggagttcggagtaaaaAGTTATGGTTAAAATACGGAGAAGCTGATTGATGtgtggcaccggttgaaccgatgcctatcaCCGGTTATTCCGATGctcaaaatttggtcaaatgagatggactttagcagaatcttgtagagaatttcacaagctttTCCAAAAAGTACAAGATCATCCaaatcggagttcggagtaaaaagttatggccaaaatacGAAGTACCTTGAAGCTGATTTCTATAAGCACCAGAAATTCCGATGCTACaaaaaagggcatcggtgcaatgctcatactattgtccagagagcatgtttttgaCCCCAGAAAGTTCCTTTAGCACCGAAAGTTCCGATGCTACCACCGGATATTTCGATGGTACCATTTTTCAGCTGCAGAACTCGTCAGAaaggcccaacggctagttcgaactattagtgaccggaagaaccgatgaccaagcaccggaagttccgatgcctacgcagaaatgtgtccaacggctctaaacggctagttcaagttggaggcctatatatatgtgttcccccggccatttgaagcttgctggagtcccaagacatctcatacacacccaagaatacctccaagccatacaagagctcattgatcatatccttaggttttagcactagctttgtaaagtgtgagtgctagattagctcttgagtgagtgaacaagcaaggttaagatccttgtggctggttctagagtgaaccacacttgtattacggtgcgccggccccttggagcaattggtggctcgccggcaagtcaacgaccctccggcttggtgtggagctcCGTCGATgatattgtgcgggggacggagacccctccttcgtgggcaatctcccttagtgaagatcgggatcaaggtgaccgtgattgtgttcacggaagagacttgattgccgggaagcgatactcttcgtgagtgcttcaacaacgtggacataggggcgtctttgtggcaatccgaaccacgggataaatcctcgtgtcgagagtttgcttcctctcatccctctcattaagcttccgcatttcatattataacttgtgtgcctttactttcttagtgtagtatcttgctaggattggctataggttgcaaaaatcttttgggatgagggtttcacattaaggtgaaccgtagttgcacatctagatagcttgaattagtttaagttttgtgcaaactagttggagccataagtttaggttttattagtgcctaattcaccccctccccctcttaggctagagcacccgatcgctttcaattaCACCCGATATCTTATTCACTAATTCTAAATATGCAGTTAGCACCAAGGACCTTTAGAATCAGCCCTACCTAGCTAGTGGAGCTTCAGATATTGTAGTAGCTTAGGTTAACAAGTTGTGCACATTGCACGGAAGAATATGATTCACTATGGGAATTTAATGACCTATTCTGGTAACATTCTCACTTAAAGCCTGATAGCTGCGATAAAGATGCTCTAAACCTGCCGATCTTTACAAATCTGGTAACAGCAATTAATAATTTACAAAATTAAGCAAGAACTTTGTGGCCATAACGGCTTACTaaaggagggagagggaaaaggagCAGAAAGCGAGCTGCATTTTGCTCCAGCCGTCCATGTCTCTGCAGAGCATATATTCCGGGAATCACTTCCATTTCCATGCTAACTTTAACGCTCCATGCACACTGGCTAAGCTAGAAACTTCAACTACATGATGCAGATGCTCCTCAAAATTGTCCATCCAGAGAGAGCTACCACTACCACAGCTAAGGCATCTTTGTGTTTGTGAGCCCAGAAAAAATCACTCCAGGGAGTAGGGTGGTGCCACATTGGCTCCAATGCAAGTTGATGCTTATGGGCAtggagatggagggagtagggcAAGTGTCAAAGGTACTGGTCCACCATGGCACTGCAGTGCAGAGTGGTCCCTT
This window of the Panicum virgatum strain AP13 chromosome 1K, P.virgatum_v5, whole genome shotgun sequence genome carries:
- the LOC120695752 gene encoding polyadenylate-binding protein-interacting protein 9-like isoform X1; translation: MVAVEAAAAAAAAAAVEGSIRAEAKVAPEPEAEVEVKGDAPAAGEAEEEEEKEYKSDMRKLEELMSKLNPCAQEFVPSSRRAAAPAAKPAGGGVLSADAPVFVSAAEYYGAAGGHLQVAGGGAAGGGSRDSSSDGSSNGSGHPLNRRVGVSRRSSFNQGRRRMGGRPRRADREDSVRRTVYVSDIDQHVTEQKLAEVFSNCGQVVDCRICGDPHSVLRFAFIEFADDAGARAALTLGGTMLGYYPVRVLPSKTAILPVNPKFLPRTEDEKEMVSRTVYCTNIDKKVTEEDVKIFFQGTCGKVSRLRLLGDYVHSTCIAFVEFAQAESAIMALNFSGMVLGSLPIRVSPSKTPVRPRSPRVMSN
- the LOC120695752 gene encoding polyadenylate-binding protein-interacting protein 9-like isoform X2, coding for MVAVEAAAAAAAAAAVEGSIRAEAKVAPEPEAEVEVKGDAPAAGEAEEEEEKEYKSDMRKLEELMSKLNPCAQEFVPSSRRAAAPAAKPAGGGVLSADAPVFVSAAEYYGAAGGHLQVAGGGAAGGGSRDSSSDGSSNGSGHPLNRRRRSSFNQGRRRMGGRPRRADREDSVRRTVYVSDIDQHVTEQKLAEVFSNCGQVVDCRICGDPHSVLRFAFIEFADDAGARAALTLGGTMLGYYPVRVLPSKTAILPVNPKFLPRTEDEKEMVSRTVYCTNIDKKVTEEDVKIFFQGTCGKVSRLRLLGDYVHSTCIAFVEFAQAESAIMALNFSGMVLGSLPIRVSPSKTPVRPRSPRVMSN